From the Leptospira andrefontaineae genome, the window TATTTTTATTCCTACTTTTGCCGGGAACAATCCTATATGTCCAATCCATATTTAAGGAAAAATTCAAGAAGGACAAAGTATTTAATATTATATTTTACTTAAGTCTTCTTTTGGTTTTCTCCGCCGCATTCTTTCCCACAAAATTATACACTATGTCCTTCTTCATTAATTCTTTAGAAATAATGATGTTAGGGATTTTGACGTATTTATTTTTCAGATTGGCATTCATGTCCATAAAAAGGATAGAAGGAGCCAGAATTTGTTTTTTTAGCCTAGTCGTAAATTTAATCACTGTTGCAAATGATGTCCTGTATCTAAATAAGTTCATAGATTCTTTCTATATGGTACCATATGGAGTTTTAGCGTTGGTTCTTTCTCAATGCGTTTTACTTGCCTCCCGATTCTCAAAAGGATTCGTACTTGCAGAAGATTTGGGAGAAGAACTTAAAAAACTAAATGTAAATCTGGAGCAGATCGTAGTCGAGAGGACAGAAAATCTAAATGAGTCATTAAAACTTTTAAGAGGAGACCTTTCTCTCGCTAAAAAGTTACAACAAAAGACATTACCGATCCTCAACTTAAACGGCAAGAATGTCTCCATTCATCCTTACTATCTTCCTATGTCCGAGATAGGAGGAGATTACTACGATATTTTCGAATTGGAACCCGGTTATTTCCGCTTATTCTTAGTAGATGCCACAGGGCATGGAGTGCAGGCTGCACTTCTTACGATGACTATCAAAGCGGAATTTGAAAGTATTAAGTTCGTCAAAGAACAACCTTCTCGTATATTAGAATTATTAAATGCAGCTTGTTGTCAGAAATACAAAAGTATCAATATCATATTCTCAGCCGTTTTAGCCGATATAGATTTGAATAATAATGTTCTGTATTATTCTTCCGCAGGGCACCCTCCTCAAGTTTTAAAACAAAAGAAAGAAGGTGCGGACTATCTGTATTCAAGAGGACCAATCATTGGCCTTAAAAAAGAAGCCACTTATAAAAATGTAACCGTACCTCTTCTTCCTGGAAATAGGATCTTTTTCTTTTCGGACGGTATATTCGAAGAATTCGACCAGGAGAAGAAGGAATTCGGAGAGAACCGAGTCTTGTCTATTTTGAGCAGAAATACAGGCATCCAGGAAGTAGCGGAAGATCTGATCTCGGAACTACAAATTTTTGTAGGTCCGAGAGGTTTTCAAGATGATGTCACTCTACTCGCAGTAGAAGTTCATTGAAATTTTCGTAATACTCGGGTTAGATGGAAAAATCCCGGATGTCGCGCTCCTATTTTTATTATTTAATTATATTTTGTATTTTGGAGCAATTCAATTGTGGAACCGTTCTTATACTCATGCAGGATTTAGATTCCCCCAAGAAACAAGACGTTAGTTCCCTATTACTCCTTCTAGGGATCGCTAATCATTTCGGAAAACCTTATATAGAAATCTCCCCAAACAGTTTAACGCTTGTTGCCCCAACTCCCTCCGATCCAAGTACAGGCTCTTACTTAGCAAGGGTCCGTAATATACCTGATTCCTGGTATCTGGACGAGTTTACTTTCGATCTACAGGTCAGCGGATGTTCCGGCTATATAGGTTCTCTCAACGGCTCGGGCGGTCTACCCTCTACTGTTTCGTTTACTTCAGGAGACCAATATTCTATTTCTATGGATTTAGTGGGACTCGGGGACGGAGGAGGAGTGACCCAAGTTTGTTCCCTGAGCCATAATGTTACCTCCAGCTCCGGGGCGGATATGCCAACCGGAACGCAGGCGGGAAATATTTTAATCACCATTCCTCCGATGTTTTGAATTGTATTATATAAATATAATACAATTTATTCCAAGGAATCGCGAAAATCTTATTCTTTAATTTTCAAAGAAGATACAGGCAAAGAATAAAGCCCTCTCGAAGTTTTATCGAAAGAAGGAAAATATATTCTGTCCTCAAATGGAACTGAAACAGAGATATCCTTAATCTTAGAACCGTCATGCATAGAATAGTAGAGTGGTTTTTTGCCACTCGGATCAATCACAAGTATTCCGGTATTATGAGAGATAGGCAAGATTTTTTGAGGCAATGATAGGATCACTTTCTTAAGCCAAGGATTCTTATGTACAAAGTTGACAAGGCCTGATCTTTTTTTGATAATCCCAGTCCAGATCCTCCCATAAGCATCTCTTTCCAATCCATCTGCAAGACCAGGAAGATTTTCGAATAATACTTCCGAACGTCCCTGATCCTTTCCGGATAAAAAAGCTCTGATAATCCTAAACTTAGTAGTTTCAGTAAATATTACTGATTCTTCTTTTCCATCAGCACCTTTCTCGAGAAGTATTCCGTCCACAAAAGTAAATCCGTTTACTGCAAGTGAGATCGTATTTTTATTTCGGTCCAGCATCCAAAGTTTTCCATGAGGATAAAGACCGATTGCTTCCGGAACTGCGCCACTTCCCATAGCTGCATCCATTCTTTCAAAAGGTTCAGTGATATAGATACGGTTCCCATCTTTGGACACTGCAAGATCATTGCATAAAGAGAATGGTCTTGAATTGGAAGAATTTAGATCCCGGATTGGCAAAGTAGGCATTTTGGAAAAAGAATATACTTTCTCGAATTCTTCTTTTTCTAATTTAGGAAGATCTAAAATGATTGGATCTATCTTTTTAGTTTCAATATCTAACTCGTAAAGCCCGACTCTATTTTTTTCTTCGTAACTTTCTCCTCCGAGCCTGGAAGCACATACTAAAATTTTATTCTTGGTCTTATTCGAATATTGCATTCCGGCAGGATTGACCGGCGGTTTTACCCATTGTTCCGCCTTTCCTGTTTCAAAATTCAACCTCCAGATCCATCCATCCATCCCGGAGGCATATCCGAATCCCTTAGCTCTATCGAAAATTAGATCATCATGACCAGGTAGATCGGCCATTTCCACTTTTAATCCGTTTAAGAATGGATCTTGTTTATCTTGGACTTCAAAAATGGAAGAAGGGATATCTCCTAATTTATAGGGTTCGCCTATTTTAATTCCGGATGGGCTGCAATTACCTACAGAGATGGTAATGATAAATATTATAATTTTATGATTTAATTTCATACTTCTTCCAATAATTTTCCATATTTTTTTACATGCGGAACTTCTTCATCCAACCAATATGCTTTATCTTTTTCAACCACAAGTATCTCTTCGAATTTAAAACCTGTTTTGCCTCTACCTAAATGGGGTTCTATTGCCCAGAGCCCCGTCTTCTCCCCTTCATGATCCGGAGTAAGAAGTTCAGGAAGCACCTTATGGCTTAGGAACTCGAAAGATCCTTGTAAACTAAACCAACTTGCAAAACTTACAGGCAATATTGGAAAAGAAATATTAGGCAAATGAACTTTATAAACTCTATGACCAAGAACCGCAAATGGATACAAAGAGTGAACATTATCGAATCCGCTTTGTTTAGAATCTTGGTCTATCTTATGCCAGATCTCTGAAGAACTCATTGAAGAAGAAAATAATTTAGGAAGTTCCTCCCTGAGTTTTAATAGATATCTCATTCCATTATCCAACTCAGGATTTTTGTCCAAAGAAGAAGAATATCCGATATCACCGATGTATCCATTCACGACAGGGGAAACATCTAAGATGAAAGATTCGTTCGCTTGTAATCTTCTTTTGCTCGGATGGAATTGAGTGAATCTTTTGTAACCGTCAAATCTTGCATGTTCTCCAAACCAAGCGAAAGGACGATGAAGGAATACTTTGACTCCATGATCTTTTAAGAATGTCTCCATTCGTTTCACTGCTTGTAGCTCGGTCCAACCTTCTTTCATTTCCTTTTCCGTCTCGGTAACACATTGATAAGCCAATCTTTGTGCTTTTAGAAATCCTTCTTTTTCTTCTTGGGTAGGAGTATGTATGGATTTGGAAGTGTATCTGGAAATTTTGGAGGAGATCTTGGATAATAATCCTCTTCGTCTTTCTATCGGCATATAGGTTCTCTAAGCTGGGATAGAAGAAGAGTAACAGAAATTAAAAGGTTCTGCTTGAATGATTCCGGTATGAGTAAAATTTTAATTAGATCAGATCGCCTGATTCACAAAACCGAACCTCAATCGCTTTTAGATGCCCGAAAAATAGAGAAGGCACAAATCCGAAATTTTCCTTAAAGGTTCGAGTAAAATGAGCAGAATCGGAGAAGCCGGCAGAATGAGCTGCTTCCGTAAGACTTTTCCCTTCTTTTAAAAGTTTTGCAGCTTCTAAGATCCGAACCCATAATAAATATCTACGCATCGGGATCCCAAGATTTTCTTTAAAAAGACGGATCAGCCTGTCTTCTGAGACGGAAAAATTTTTACCTATCTCTTTCATTCGGATACTATCAGGCATTTCCTTACGGATCATATTTG encodes:
- a CDS encoding SMP-30/gluconolactonase/LRE family protein gives rise to the protein MKLNHKIIIFIITISVGNCSPSGIKIGEPYKLGDIPSSIFEVQDKQDPFLNGLKVEMADLPGHDDLIFDRAKGFGYASGMDGWIWRLNFETGKAEQWVKPPVNPAGMQYSNKTKNKILVCASRLGGESYEEKNRVGLYELDIETKKIDPIILDLPKLEKEEFEKVYSFSKMPTLPIRDLNSSNSRPFSLCNDLAVSKDGNRIYITEPFERMDAAMGSGAVPEAIGLYPHGKLWMLDRNKNTISLAVNGFTFVDGILLEKGADGKEESVIFTETTKFRIIRAFLSGKDQGRSEVLFENLPGLADGLERDAYGRIWTGIIKKRSGLVNFVHKNPWLKKVILSLPQKILPISHNTGILVIDPSGKKPLYYSMHDGSKIKDISVSVPFEDRIYFPSFDKTSRGLYSLPVSSLKIKE
- a CDS encoding PP2C family protein-serine/threonine phosphatase, with amino-acid sequence FLFLLLPGTILYVQSIFKEKFKKDKVFNIIFYLSLLLVFSAAFFPTKLYTMSFFINSLEIMMLGILTYLFFRLAFMSIKRIEGARICFFSLVVNLITVANDVLYLNKFIDSFYMVPYGVLALVLSQCVLLASRFSKGFVLAEDLGEELKKLNVNLEQIVVERTENLNESLKLLRGDLSLAKKLQQKTLPILNLNGKNVSIHPYYLPMSEIGGDYYDIFELEPGYFRLFLVDATGHGVQAALLTMTIKAEFESIKFVKEQPSRILELLNAACCQKYKSINIIFSAVLADIDLNNNVLYYSSAGHPPQVLKQKKEGADYLYSRGPIIGLKKEATYKNVTVPLLPGNRIFFFSDGIFEEFDQEKKEFGENRVLSILSRNTGIQEVAEDLISELQIFVGPRGFQDDVTLLAVEVH
- a CDS encoding M24 family metallopeptidase; translation: MPIERRRGLLSKISSKISRYTSKSIHTPTQEEKEGFLKAQRLAYQCVTETEKEMKEGWTELQAVKRMETFLKDHGVKVFLHRPFAWFGEHARFDGYKRFTQFHPSKRRLQANESFILDVSPVVNGYIGDIGYSSSLDKNPELDNGMRYLLKLREELPKLFSSSMSSSEIWHKIDQDSKQSGFDNVHSLYPFAVLGHRVYKVHLPNISFPILPVSFASWFSLQGSFEFLSHKVLPELLTPDHEGEKTGLWAIEPHLGRGKTGFKFEEILVVEKDKAYWLDEEVPHVKKYGKLLEEV